One window of Papaver somniferum cultivar HN1 chromosome 9, ASM357369v1, whole genome shotgun sequence genomic DNA carries:
- the LOC113312225 gene encoding uncharacterized protein LOC113312225: MYANGTCTLYRLLAMSVNNTQSVAIKQDANDVWDPESTNVFCDECIREVETGHRPGTHFTKVGWDNVVNKFNRAARKNYTKVQLKNKWDALKVDWNFMETIDCRRTTPEEIVAMFLHTLGHGNVNRLTQERFQHSGEALSRYFSMMLDVVCRLAVDIIKPADPTFRDTPKEISRDTRYMPHFKDCIGAIDGVHVPATIFPENQVPYIGRKGIPTQNVMAACNFDMQFIFVCAGWEGSAHDARILASVLANPSMKFPKPPKGKYNVVDAGYAQMDGYLGPYLSNQERE, from the exons ATGTATGCTAATGGGACATGTACGTTATATAGACTTCTTGCGATGAGTGTCAACAACACTCAAAGTGTAGCAATTAAACAAGACGCTAACGATGTTTGGGATCCCGAGAGCACTAACGTATTTTGTGATGAGTGTATCCGAGAAGTCGAAACAGGGCATCGTCCTGGTACTCATTTTACAAAAGTAGGATGGGACAATGTGGTTAATAAATTTAACAGGGCAGCCCGAAAAAATTACACCAAGGTTCAGCTGAAGAATAAATGGGATGCTCTTAAAGTTGATTGGAATTTTATGGAGACGATTGATTGTAGGAGAACGACTCCTGAGGAGATCGTTGCAATGTTCTTGCACACTCTAGGACATGGAAATGTAAACAGGTTAACACAAGAACGATTCCAACACTCGGGTGAAGCTTTAAGTAGATATTTCAGCATGATGCTCGATGTTGTGTGTCGTTTAGCGGTTGATATAATAAAGCCTGCAGATCCTACATTCAGAGACACCCCTAAGGAAATATCAAGGGATACAAGATATATGCCTCATTTTAAG GACTGCATTGGCGCAATAGATGGTGTACATGTCCCTGCAACGATTTTCCCTGAAAATCAAGTACCATATATTGGACGAAAAGGGATTCCGACTCAAAATGTAATGGCGGCTTGTAACTTTGACATGCAATTTATATTTGTATGTGCAGGCTGGGAAGGCAGTGCCCATGATGCAAGGATACTTGCATCAGTTCTTGCTAATCCTAGTATGAAATTTCCGAAGCCTCCGAAAG GAAAATATAATGTAGTAGATGCTGGGTATGCGCAAATGGATGGTTATTTGGGACCATACCTTAGTAACCAGGAGCGGGAATGA